In Doryrhamphus excisus isolate RoL2022-K1 chromosome 7, RoL_Dexc_1.0, whole genome shotgun sequence, one genomic interval encodes:
- the foxi2 gene encoding forkhead box protein I2 gives MIDPESHHHQNHQNQHHHTSPSVGSLPPKGTQEAPDMAAAYCESLSGMYHHHHHHHHQQQQQNLQTPAHRAAGFGLGEYASPSGPYLWGVNPPSSYLHAGSPAAPFAPPSYGSQRQFLAAGSPAFGGPELGWLSVASQEELLKLVRPPYSYSALIAMAIQNAQDKKLTLSQIYQYVADNFPFYKKSKAGWQNSIRHNLSLNDCFKKVPRDEDDPGKGNYWTLDPNCEKMFDNGNFRRKRKRRSDASGSGGVTGAGATKVDDGGVAMSSTPKPVDSPQLLGPPSPDMEALSENLKAASPCFNNFYGSMASLGSGGPNRQGPLGLLNELSNRNITALGSAYHANPGGQDAGPPEHHGDGLHFNRGVYYNTFGGGQGGQFNGHLYNSFSVNSLIYPRDGSEL, from the exons ATGATCGATCCCGAGTCCCATCACCACCAGAACCACCAGAACCAGCACCATCACACCTCCCCGAGCGTCGGCTCCCTCCCACCTAAAGGCACCCAGGAGGCCCCGGACATGGCGGCGGCGTACTGCGAGAGTCTGAGCGGCATgtatcatcatcaccatcaccaccaccaccaacagcagcagcagaacctGCAGACCCCCGCCCACCGAGCAGCGGGCTTCGGCCTCGGGGAGTACGCGTCCCCGTCTGGTCCTTACCTGTGGGGCGTCAACCCCCCCTCGTCTTACCTGCACGCCGGCAGCCCCGCCGCGCCCTTCGCCCCGCCCTCGTACGGCTCGCAGCGGCAGTTCCTCGCCGCCGGCTCGCCGGCCTTCGGCGGCCCGGAGCTGGGCTGGCTGTCGGTGGCGAGCCAGGAGGAGTTGCTCAAGCTGGTTCGGCCTCCCTACTCCTACTCGGCTCTCATCGCCATGGCCATCCAGAACGCCCAGGACAAGAAGCTGACCCTGAGTCAGATCTACCAGTACGTGGCCGACAACTTCCCCTTCTACAAGAAGAGCAAGGCCGGCTGGCAGAACTCCATCAGGCACAACCTGTCGCTCAACGACTGCTTCAAGAAGGTGCCCAGGGACGAGGACGACCCCG GAAAAGGAAACTATTGGACGTTGGACCCCAACTGTGAGAAAATGTTTGACAACGGCAACTTccgcaggaagaggaagagaaggTCTGATGCCAGCGGGTCAGGAGGGGTGACAGGCGCCGGCGCCACCAAGGTGGACGATGGCGGTGTGGCGATGAGCTCCACGCCGAAGCCCGTCGACAGCCCCCAGCTGCTGGGGCCGCCCTCGCCGGACATGGAGGCCCTGAGCGAGAACCTTAAGGCGGCGTCTCCGTGCTTCAACAACTTTTACGGCAGCATGGCCTCTCTGGGCTCGGGGGGCCCGAACAGGCAGGGGCCTCTGGGACTGCTGAACGAGCTGTCCAACAGGAACATTACAGCCCTGGGGAGCGCCTACCACGCCAACCCTGGCGGGCAAGACGCGGGGCCGCCCGAGCATCACGGCGACGGCCTGCATTTCAACCGCGGAGTTTACTACAACACCTTCGGAGGGGGGCAGGGCGGACAGTTCAACGGCCACTTGTACAACAGCTTCAGCGTCAACAGCCTCATTTATCCCCGTGACGGCTCCGAACTATAG